The following nucleotide sequence is from Actinomycetota bacterium.
TCGAGGACGGCGTGTTGACGTACGTCTACGACGAGTGATCCACTCGCGATGTGATGCCGGCCGCGAGCGATCAGCCGAGCCGGCGCACCGAATGCAGCGTTAGCGGCTGCGAGACGCCCTTCAGCTCGATGGGACCGATTGCGGTGACGCCCACCCTTACGCCATCGAGCTCGCTCGCGTCAACGACCTCCTGGCTCACGAGCACCTCGCCGGGTCTGGCGTACTCGCCGATCCGCGACGCGATGTTGACGGTGCGGCCGAAGTAGTCACCCTCCTGGAAGACGACCGGCCCGGCGTGGATCCCGACCCTGGCGGGCGGTAGGCCCTCCGCTGCGACCCCTTCGACCATGTCGAGAGCGGCCAACACGCCATCGCCGGGGTTCGGGAAGTAGAACATCACGCCGTCGCCCAGCCACTTGACGGGCAGCCCTCCGTGTTCCCGCGCGCACCCGCGGACGAGGGTGGCGAGCCTGGTTGCGAGCTCGGCTGCGGCCTCATCTCCTCGCTCCTCGGTCAGCCGCGTGTACCCGCTGATGTCGAGGAAGGACACGGCCGGCGGACGACGTATCCGACGGTACAGACCTGCCTTTTCCAGCGTGGCCTCGACGTCCTCCACGGCGCTCTTGGTCCACGCATGCTCCTGTTGCCCGTGGTAGATGGACAGCAGGGCTTGCTCTATGAGGGGGGCGAATCGGGACCCGATGTCGGCCTGGGCCGACAGCATCTCGGCCACCGTCATACCTCTCTCGAGGAGAGGAAGCTCCACCTCGGTCCTGTACCAATCCGTCTCGGTTTGAACGATCGTGCGAAGACCGTCCGCGTAGGCTCGGAGCAACCGCTT
It contains:
- a CDS encoding adenylate/guanylate cyclase domain-containing protein, producing MTALSKQDVADRAGVDSDYVDRLVELGILKPSGGDTFSPGDVRRARWVQSFERAGVPLEGMATAVRDGVLSFTYLDATAFDRFAGVSRTTFRELSEQTGVPLDLLLVIREAHGFAEPRPDDLAREDELAIVPTIQVGLSYGTQPEAIKRLLRAYADGLRTIVQTETDWYRTEVELPLLERGMTVAEMLSAQADIGSRFAPLIEQALLSIYHGQQEHAWTKSAVEDVEATLEKAGLYRRIRRPPAVSFLDISGYTRLTEERGDEAAAELATRLATLVRGCAREHGGLPVKWLGDGVMFYFPNPGDGVLAALDMVEGVAAEGLPPARVGIHAGPVVFQEGDYFGRTVNIASRIGEYARPGEVLVSQEVVDASELDGVRVGVTAIGPIELKGVSQPLTLHSVRRLG